Proteins co-encoded in one Opitutus terrae PB90-1 genomic window:
- a CDS encoding mechanosensitive ion channel family protein has protein sequence MRRRALSLFTCVLLAWVTWIPALTAQPTEPTPPPQQSANQAEQAAAKADEAAQNATKAAAAVTVQRQRAPEQPDFLEHLVDQSLELFDVRTSENTTAHFVIACLFLVLALLARRITTGWVFVVLKRLAARTATTLDDKMFPALEAPVSTFIALVGIFAALAVLKLPATTDTALSYGQTIAFSLVVFWGLLRAFGALLDHVQEISVKRGMGVAAFMPWIKKTLISVFVVVGVLMVVQSLGYDVKALLAGLGIGGLAFALAAQDTLANVFGSIVVAIDQPFKLGEFVDIGGRAGTVEDIGLRSTKLRRADKALIVVPNKTVAAESILNLSRFTGRRAEQVLNLTYDTKPEQMQALVEEIRTLLKSESYIDPSSVLVYFRDLSASSLDIWIAYNTRDGDFGKHMELRQRMNLEFMRRVAARGLAFAFPTQTVQLEGEVARKLAERPAGPPAAAPEQPRG, from the coding sequence ATGAGACGCCGCGCGTTGTCGTTATTCACCTGTGTGTTGCTCGCTTGGGTGACCTGGATCCCGGCGCTGACCGCCCAGCCCACTGAACCGACTCCGCCGCCGCAACAGTCGGCGAACCAGGCCGAGCAGGCGGCCGCGAAGGCGGATGAAGCGGCGCAGAACGCCACCAAAGCGGCCGCGGCGGTCACCGTGCAGCGTCAACGCGCGCCGGAGCAGCCGGACTTTCTCGAGCACCTGGTCGATCAGAGCCTCGAGCTGTTCGACGTTCGCACCAGCGAGAACACCACGGCCCATTTCGTGATCGCCTGCTTGTTTCTCGTGCTGGCGTTGCTGGCGCGGCGAATCACGACCGGCTGGGTGTTCGTGGTGTTGAAGCGGCTCGCCGCGCGCACGGCAACCACGCTCGACGACAAGATGTTTCCCGCTTTGGAGGCGCCGGTCTCCACGTTCATCGCGCTGGTCGGAATCTTTGCCGCGCTGGCGGTGCTGAAGCTGCCGGCGACCACCGACACCGCCCTCAGCTACGGGCAGACCATCGCGTTCTCGCTGGTGGTGTTCTGGGGCCTGCTGCGCGCTTTCGGCGCGCTGCTCGACCACGTGCAGGAAATTTCCGTCAAACGCGGTATGGGCGTCGCCGCCTTCATGCCGTGGATCAAGAAGACGTTGATCAGCGTGTTCGTCGTGGTGGGCGTGCTCATGGTGGTGCAGAGCCTCGGCTACGACGTGAAGGCGCTGCTCGCGGGCCTCGGCATCGGCGGTCTGGCGTTCGCCCTCGCGGCGCAGGATACGCTGGCCAACGTCTTTGGCTCGATCGTCGTAGCCATCGACCAGCCCTTCAAGCTCGGCGAGTTCGTCGACATCGGCGGCCGGGCGGGGACGGTCGAGGACATCGGCCTCCGCTCGACGAAATTGCGGCGCGCCGACAAGGCGTTGATCGTCGTGCCCAACAAGACGGTGGCCGCGGAATCGATCTTGAACCTGTCGCGGTTCACCGGTCGTCGCGCGGAACAGGTGCTGAACCTCACCTACGACACCAAGCCCGAGCAGATGCAGGCGCTCGTCGAGGAGATCCGCACGCTGCTCAAGAGCGAGTCCTACATCGATCCCTCGTCCGTGCTCGTCTACTTCCGCGACCTCAGCGCCTCGTCACTCGACATCTGGATCGCGTACAACACGCGGGACGGCGATTTTGGAAAACACATGGAGCTGCGGCAGAGGATGAACCTGGAGTTCATGCGCCGCGTGGCGGCGCGCGGCCTCGCGTTCGCGTTCCCGACTCAGACGGTGCAGCTCGAGGGCGAGGTCGCGCGAAAGCTCGCGGAGCGCCCCGCCGGCCCGCCGGCGGCGGCTCCTGAGCAGCCGCGTGGCTAG
- a CDS encoding TerC family protein, producing the protein MPLSLPLAFTDAMPLWAWVGFFGFIALMLALDLGVFQRESHAIKMKEALLWCGVWVALALGFNAIVWAWRGAELGQQFLASYLIELSLSVDNVFVFILVFAYFKVPAKWQHRVLFWGIIGAVVMRAVFILVGVSMIQRFHWVLYVFGAFLVYTGIKMALPSKEEVNVDPDHNPVVRLFKRFYPVAARNEEGHFFVRHEGRLMATPLFIVLLVVETTDVVFALDSIPAVLAITKDGFVALTSNIFAILGLRSLYFALSGIMQLFRYLKIGLAVILCFIGVKMLIEHWVNIPTSASLAVIACVLTMSVLLSVLIRPAGSRSAQH; encoded by the coding sequence ATGCCGCTGTCCCTGCCACTTGCGTTCACCGATGCCATGCCGCTCTGGGCGTGGGTGGGATTCTTTGGCTTCATTGCGCTGATGCTCGCGCTCGATCTCGGCGTGTTTCAGCGGGAATCCCACGCGATCAAGATGAAGGAAGCGCTGCTCTGGTGCGGCGTCTGGGTCGCGCTCGCGCTGGGCTTCAATGCGATTGTCTGGGCCTGGCGTGGCGCCGAGTTGGGCCAGCAGTTCCTCGCCTCCTACCTCATCGAGCTGAGCCTCAGCGTCGACAACGTCTTCGTTTTCATCCTCGTTTTCGCCTACTTCAAAGTCCCGGCCAAATGGCAGCACCGGGTGCTGTTCTGGGGCATCATCGGCGCGGTGGTGATGCGCGCCGTGTTCATTCTCGTCGGCGTGAGCATGATCCAGCGGTTTCACTGGGTGCTCTACGTGTTCGGGGCGTTCCTCGTCTACACCGGCATCAAGATGGCGCTGCCCAGCAAGGAGGAGGTGAACGTCGACCCGGACCACAACCCCGTGGTGCGGCTGTTCAAGCGTTTCTACCCGGTGGCCGCGCGCAACGAGGAGGGACATTTCTTCGTGCGCCACGAGGGCCGGCTGATGGCCACGCCGCTGTTCATCGTGCTGCTGGTCGTGGAAACGACCGACGTGGTCTTCGCGCTCGACTCGATCCCGGCGGTGCTGGCCATCACCAAAGACGGTTTCGTGGCGCTCACCTCGAACATTTTCGCGATCCTCGGCCTCCGCTCACTCTACTTCGCGTTGAGCGGGATCATGCAGCTCTTCCGTTACCTGAAGATCGGTCTTGCGGTGATCCTGTGCTTCATCGGCGTGAAGATGCTCATCGAGCACTGGGTGAACATTCCCACCTCGGCGTCGCTGGCGGTGATCGCGTGCGTGCTCACGATGTCCGTGTTGCTCTCGGTCCTGATCAGACCCGCCGGGTCGCGCTCCGCGCAGCACTGA
- a CDS encoding Hsp20/alpha crystallin family protein: MALINSLIPTFGRTLARRESTADQNLGPTVKPLYEIKETDDAFGVTVYLPGVAKDGLEITADAAELRIVGRRTWQQPEGWTALYRESSNAAYELVLTHDNAIDADRIAAELRDGVLRVSLPKAEAVKPRKIAVT, from the coding sequence ATGGCTTTGATTAATTCCCTTATTCCCACCTTCGGCCGGACGCTGGCCCGGCGCGAATCCACCGCCGACCAGAATCTTGGGCCGACCGTGAAACCTCTGTACGAAATCAAGGAGACGGATGACGCGTTCGGCGTGACCGTTTACCTGCCCGGCGTCGCGAAGGACGGACTCGAGATCACCGCGGATGCGGCTGAGCTGCGGATCGTCGGCCGGCGCACGTGGCAGCAGCCCGAGGGCTGGACCGCGCTTTATCGCGAATCCAGCAACGCGGCTTACGAGCTCGTGCTGACGCACGACAACGCGATCGATGCCGACCGCATCGCGGCCGAGTTGCGCGACGGCGTGCTCCGGGTGTCGTTACCCAAGGCCGAAGCGGTCAAACCGCGCAAGATTGCGGTGACCTGA
- a CDS encoding Hsp20/alpha crystallin family protein, whose protein sequence is MRIVRYTYPNYRSLAPAWGALSRSPWTGLEGEIDRLFETALSGFNETFGRTEFPVDLYEDKDNTYVRAELPGLERDDINVEMVEDYLTISGKRKTADADGKEEESFSFSRSVNIPEEVQADKVNAAYENGVLTVTLPKREEAKPRKISVAVK, encoded by the coding sequence ATGAGAATCGTTCGTTACACGTATCCCAACTACCGCTCACTGGCCCCCGCCTGGGGCGCGCTCTCCCGCTCGCCTTGGACAGGGCTGGAAGGTGAGATCGACCGCCTCTTCGAGACGGCCCTGAGCGGCTTCAACGAGACGTTCGGCCGCACGGAATTCCCCGTCGATCTCTACGAGGACAAGGACAACACCTATGTGCGCGCCGAGCTGCCCGGGCTTGAACGCGACGACATCAACGTCGAAATGGTCGAGGACTACCTCACCATCAGCGGCAAGCGGAAGACCGCCGACGCCGACGGCAAGGAGGAGGAGTCGTTCTCCTTCAGCCGCTCCGTCAACATCCCGGAGGAAGTGCAGGCCGACAAGGTCAACGCTGCCTACGAGAACGGCGTCCTCACCGTGACGCTGCCGAAGCGTGAAGAGGCCAAGCCGCGGAAAATCAGCGTCGCGGTGAAATGA
- a CDS encoding LysR family transcriptional regulator: MELRHLRYFKAVAEQLNFSRAAEQLRIAQPALSRQIRDLEHELGARLLDRNRVRVQLTDAGRTFYAHTCKILAQLDVAVASVEETLAGASGELIICNDWRLSNRYVLGAIAEFRGRYPRVDVALRDLHIHEQLTALRTRQAHLGFVVAREFAHHDDLQSLSLLTSELMVAVGAQHRLAGATHVRMADLAGETWVTTGPKDSPGLREFITQRCRVSGFTPTFARPVHSLDSVLARVATGYGVCLLPDFLAGTLSAGPLVRFLRSDCPPIELQAVWHRTEESRLLHQFLDILRRQIAAPPASAS, encoded by the coding sequence ATGGAACTGCGCCACCTCCGCTATTTCAAGGCGGTCGCCGAGCAGCTGAACTTCAGCCGGGCGGCGGAGCAGTTGCGCATCGCGCAACCGGCGCTCAGCCGGCAGATCCGCGATCTCGAACACGAACTCGGCGCGCGGTTGCTCGATCGCAATCGCGTCCGCGTGCAGCTCACGGATGCCGGCCGCACATTCTACGCCCACACGTGCAAGATCCTCGCGCAGCTCGACGTCGCGGTGGCGTCGGTCGAGGAAACGCTCGCCGGTGCGAGCGGTGAGCTGATCATCTGCAACGACTGGCGGCTCTCCAACCGCTATGTGCTCGGCGCGATTGCGGAATTTCGCGGTCGGTATCCACGGGTCGACGTGGCCCTGCGCGACCTGCACATCCACGAACAGCTCACGGCGCTCCGCACCCGGCAGGCGCACCTGGGCTTCGTCGTCGCGCGGGAATTCGCGCATCATGACGACCTGCAGTCGCTGAGCCTGCTCACCTCCGAACTGATGGTTGCTGTAGGCGCGCAACATCGGCTCGCGGGCGCCACCCACGTGCGGATGGCGGATCTCGCCGGGGAGACCTGGGTCACCACCGGCCCGAAGGATTCGCCCGGGCTGCGCGAGTTCATCACGCAACGCTGCCGAGTCAGCGGGTTCACGCCCACGTTCGCCCGTCCGGTGCATTCGCTGGATAGCGTGCTCGCGCGCGTGGCCACCGGCTATGGCGTGTGCCTGCTCCCGGATTTCCTGGCCGGCACCTTGTCGGCGGGTCCGCTGGTGCGTTTCCTTCGTTCCGACTGCCCGCCGATCGAGCTGCAGGCAGTATGGCACCGCACCGAAGAGTCCCGGCTGCTCCACCAGTTTCTGGATATCCTGCGCCGCCAGATTGCCGCGCCTCCGGCCTCGGCGAGTTGA
- a CDS encoding phospholipase A: MNRFRLLVFCLAASAVANAQPLLFSLVPSARSPQGGEATIDLVVLNRSDAAQTFTAPPAVLGELAQAGQAWRVELHATSESTATASSIAPGGFAMWTYAFVPPPATSGTGILELHLAGFPAARGVLDWSTSATAEPSSPEPSRRATERVTKPTTNLVRAEPAASIIQRTFADRLGPHEPVYFIYGSEGPAAKFQLSFKYRLLRFTEVDTSRMARTLQFAFTQRSLWDLDGESSPFYDTSYMPELIYESLTPKPEEKDTWFTWLGYQAGFKHESNGRDGPVSRSVNGVYVRPVFAFGHLDGWHLLVVPELFEYVDTLEDNRDLKDYRGYGRLTLVLGRNDGPSLMATAWAGKDFNRGTVQLDLTYPIRTKLLNFETYLLVQYFNGYGESLLSYREQSETVRAGISLVR; the protein is encoded by the coding sequence ATGAACAGGTTCCGACTTCTGGTGTTCTGCCTCGCCGCCAGCGCCGTCGCGAACGCCCAGCCGCTGCTCTTCAGTCTGGTGCCGTCGGCGCGCAGTCCGCAGGGCGGCGAGGCGACGATCGATTTGGTGGTGCTGAATCGCAGCGACGCGGCGCAGACGTTCACCGCGCCGCCTGCGGTGCTCGGTGAACTGGCGCAAGCCGGCCAAGCGTGGCGGGTCGAGCTGCACGCGACGTCGGAATCCACGGCGACCGCCAGCTCGATCGCGCCCGGCGGCTTCGCGATGTGGACGTACGCGTTCGTCCCGCCGCCCGCCACCAGCGGCACGGGGATCCTCGAGTTGCACCTGGCCGGTTTTCCCGCCGCGCGCGGCGTGCTGGATTGGTCCACCTCGGCCACAGCCGAACCGTCATCCCCGGAACCTTCGCGGCGGGCGACCGAACGTGTCACGAAGCCGACGACGAACCTCGTCCGCGCGGAGCCGGCCGCTTCGATTATCCAGCGCACGTTTGCCGACCGGCTGGGGCCGCACGAGCCCGTGTACTTCATCTACGGTTCGGAAGGTCCCGCGGCGAAATTCCAGCTCAGCTTCAAATACCGGCTCCTGCGATTCACTGAAGTCGACACGAGCCGCATGGCCCGGACGCTGCAGTTTGCGTTCACGCAACGCTCGCTGTGGGATCTCGATGGCGAGTCGAGTCCGTTCTACGACACCAGCTACATGCCGGAGCTGATCTACGAGTCGCTCACGCCGAAGCCGGAGGAAAAGGATACGTGGTTCACCTGGCTCGGCTATCAGGCCGGCTTCAAGCACGAGTCGAACGGCCGCGACGGTCCGGTCTCGCGCAGCGTCAACGGAGTGTATGTCCGGCCGGTGTTCGCCTTCGGGCATCTCGACGGCTGGCACCTGCTCGTCGTGCCGGAGCTTTTCGAATACGTCGACACGCTCGAGGACAACCGCGACCTGAAGGATTATCGCGGCTATGGCCGGCTTACGCTGGTGCTGGGCCGCAACGACGGACCGTCGCTCATGGCCACCGCCTGGGCCGGCAAGGACTTCAACCGAGGGACGGTTCAGCTCGATCTCACCTATCCGATTCGAACCAAGCTGCTCAATTTCGAGACCTACCTGCTCGTGCAGTATTTCAACGGCTACGGCGAAAGTCTCCTCTCCTACCGCGAGCAGTCCGAGACGGTGCGCGCGGGCATCTCGCTCGTCCGCTGA
- a CDS encoding efflux RND transporter permease subunit: protein MRFTDLFIRRPVLATVVNLFLLIIGGLAIKSMVIRQYPQTNNAVIRVTTTYPGASADLIRGFITTPLEREIASADGLDYVESVSAPNVSIITAKLRLNYDPNDALTQITSKVNRARRELPVDAEDPVFDVSVGESTASMYLTFSSAVLGANQVTDYLTRVVQPKLSTVEGVQKAEIMGARTFAMRIWLDPEKMAAFGLSASQVWAKLSTQNHLSAVGKTKGSMVSVNLTAGTDLQSAGEFRQMVIRENKGEIVRLGDIANVVLGAESYDVDVKFAGQETTIIAISVLPTANSIDVIKGVRAVWPEVVSQLPAGLDAGIAYDATEFINDSITEVMETLLEAMLIVVLVIYAFLGSFRSVVIPIVAIPLSLVGVCALMLSLGFSINLLTLLAMVLAIGLVVDDAIVVVENIHRHIEEGLSPLDAALKGAHELVGPIIAMTITLAAVYAPIGLQSGVTGALFREFAFTLAGAVIVSGFVALTLSPMLSSKLLRHNPNPRGIEHFLDVAFTKLRDRYEHLLDQVLNTRPAVYLVAVLIVAAIMPFYALTKKELAPPEDRGFIVTISQGSPNGTLDQALRYSERFNELLKQIPEVNTFFSIAGFDMVSGMASPSSGLTGVSLVPWSQREASAADLIPQILGRASTIAGVNYAAFLPPSLPGAGGGLPVQFVVSSTANHDRVAVVTQTLLQRALASGNFLYGDTDLKFDQPQADVKIDRDKAALLGIDMKQLGTDLGAMLGGGQVNRFAIQGRAYRVIPQVTRSARLTPDQLADYYISTGKGELVPLSSVAEIVPTTQPRDLRRFQQLNCATISLLPRPGLSMGEALDWLNAEAKTVFPEGFASEYKGESRQFVQEGSSLMATFVLAIVVIFLVLAAQYESFRDPFIIMMAVPLSIAGAMVFLFLGVATLNIYTQVGLITLVGLITKHGILMVDFANKLQEEGHEVRSAIEHAAGIRLRPILMTTAAMVLGVLPLLVAQGPGAEARFSMGLVIAAGMAIGTLFTLFVVPAFYVLVAHRRTAIPAGAPASPTELAPAHHS from the coding sequence ATGCGCTTCACCGATCTTTTCATCCGCCGTCCCGTGTTGGCGACGGTGGTCAACCTCTTCCTGCTGATCATCGGCGGACTGGCCATAAAATCGATGGTCATCCGCCAATATCCGCAAACCAACAACGCCGTCATTCGCGTCACCACCACCTACCCGGGCGCGAGTGCGGATCTGATCCGCGGCTTCATCACCACGCCGCTCGAGCGCGAAATCGCCTCGGCGGACGGTCTCGACTACGTCGAGTCGGTCAGCGCGCCCAACGTCTCGATCATCACCGCCAAGCTGCGGTTGAACTATGATCCGAACGACGCGTTGACGCAGATCACCTCGAAGGTGAACCGCGCCCGCCGTGAGCTGCCCGTTGATGCGGAGGACCCCGTGTTCGACGTCTCCGTCGGCGAAAGCACGGCCTCGATGTATCTGACGTTTTCCAGTGCGGTGCTGGGCGCGAACCAGGTGACCGACTATCTCACCCGTGTCGTGCAGCCCAAGCTCTCGACGGTCGAGGGCGTGCAGAAGGCCGAAATCATGGGCGCGCGTACGTTCGCGATGCGCATCTGGCTCGATCCGGAAAAAATGGCGGCGTTCGGGCTCAGCGCCTCGCAGGTCTGGGCCAAGCTCTCCACGCAGAACCATCTCTCCGCCGTCGGCAAAACGAAGGGCTCGATGGTCTCGGTCAACCTGACCGCCGGCACCGATCTTCAGTCCGCGGGGGAATTCCGCCAAATGGTCATCCGCGAAAACAAGGGCGAGATCGTCCGCCTGGGCGACATCGCCAATGTCGTGCTCGGCGCCGAAAGCTACGACGTGGACGTGAAGTTCGCCGGCCAGGAGACCACCATCATCGCGATCTCCGTCCTGCCCACGGCCAACTCGATCGACGTCATCAAGGGCGTGCGCGCCGTCTGGCCGGAAGTCGTCAGCCAGCTGCCGGCCGGACTCGACGCCGGCATCGCCTACGACGCCACCGAGTTCATCAACGACTCCATCACCGAAGTGATGGAAACGCTGCTCGAGGCGATGCTCATCGTGGTGCTGGTGATCTACGCGTTCCTCGGCTCGTTCCGCTCGGTCGTGATTCCGATCGTCGCGATCCCGCTCTCGCTGGTCGGCGTCTGTGCCTTGATGCTGTCGCTCGGTTTCTCGATCAACCTGCTGACGCTGCTGGCGATGGTGCTCGCGATCGGGCTCGTCGTCGACGACGCGATCGTGGTGGTGGAAAATATTCACCGGCACATCGAGGAGGGACTGTCCCCGCTCGATGCGGCGCTGAAAGGCGCGCACGAACTCGTCGGACCAATCATCGCGATGACGATCACGCTCGCCGCGGTCTATGCGCCGATCGGCCTGCAGTCCGGCGTCACCGGCGCGCTGTTTCGCGAGTTCGCCTTCACGCTCGCCGGCGCGGTCATCGTGTCCGGATTCGTGGCGCTGACGCTGTCGCCGATGCTTTCGTCGAAGCTGCTGCGGCACAACCCGAACCCCCGCGGCATCGAGCATTTCCTCGACGTGGCCTTCACGAAGCTCCGCGACCGCTACGAACATCTGCTCGACCAGGTGCTCAACACGCGGCCGGCCGTCTACCTCGTGGCGGTGCTGATCGTGGCCGCGATCATGCCGTTCTACGCGCTGACGAAGAAGGAGCTCGCGCCGCCGGAGGACCGCGGGTTCATCGTCACGATCTCGCAGGGTTCGCCCAACGGCACGCTCGATCAGGCACTGCGCTATTCGGAACGGTTCAACGAGCTGCTGAAGCAGATTCCTGAGGTGAACACGTTCTTCAGCATCGCCGGCTTCGACATGGTGTCGGGCATGGCGAGCCCGAGCTCCGGGCTGACCGGTGTCTCGCTCGTGCCGTGGAGCCAGCGTGAGGCGAGTGCGGCGGACCTCATTCCGCAGATCCTCGGACGCGCGAGCACCATCGCGGGCGTGAACTATGCCGCGTTTCTTCCGCCGTCGCTCCCTGGCGCGGGCGGCGGTCTGCCGGTGCAGTTCGTCGTCAGCTCCACGGCCAACCACGACCGCGTGGCCGTCGTGACGCAGACGCTGCTCCAGCGCGCGCTCGCCAGCGGCAATTTCCTTTACGGCGACACCGACCTGAAGTTCGACCAGCCGCAGGCCGACGTCAAAATCGACCGCGACAAGGCTGCATTGCTCGGCATCGACATGAAGCAGCTCGGCACGGACCTCGGAGCGATGTTGGGCGGTGGCCAGGTCAATCGCTTCGCGATCCAGGGTCGGGCGTATCGCGTCATCCCGCAGGTCACGCGGTCTGCCCGGCTCACGCCGGACCAGCTCGCCGACTACTACATCTCCACCGGCAAGGGCGAACTCGTTCCCCTCTCGTCGGTCGCCGAAATCGTGCCGACGACGCAGCCGCGCGACCTCCGTCGGTTCCAGCAGCTCAACTGCGCGACCATCTCGCTGCTCCCGCGGCCCGGTCTGTCGATGGGTGAGGCGCTCGACTGGCTCAACGCCGAGGCGAAGACCGTCTTTCCCGAGGGTTTCGCGAGCGAATACAAGGGCGAGTCGCGGCAATTCGTGCAGGAAGGCAGTTCGCTGATGGCGACGTTCGTGCTCGCGATCGTGGTGATCTTCCTCGTGCTCGCCGCGCAATACGAGAGCTTCCGCGATCCGTTCATCATCATGATGGCGGTGCCGCTTTCGATCGCGGGCGCGATGGTATTCCTCTTCCTCGGCGTGGCCACGCTCAACATCTACACTCAAGTCGGCCTGATCACGCTGGTGGGACTGATCACGAAGCACGGCATTCTCATGGTCGACTTCGCGAACAAGCTCCAGGAGGAGGGTCACGAGGTGCGCAGCGCCATCGAGCACGCCGCTGGCATCCGGCTGCGTCCGATTCTGATGACGACCGCAGCGATGGTGCTTGGCGTGCTGCCGCTGCTGGTGGCCCAGGGCCCCGGAGCGGAAGCGCGCTTCAGCATGGGTCTGGTGATCGCCGCCGGCATGGCGATCGGCACGTTGTTCACGCTCTTCGTGGTGCCCGCGTTCTACGTCCTCGTCGCACACCGGCGCACCGCCATCCCGGCGGGCGCCCCAGCCTCGCCCACGGAGCTCGCGCCCGCGCATCATTCCTGA
- a CDS encoding efflux RND transporter periplasmic adaptor subunit translates to MKTRLVLTLVVALAVFGAIFGYKFLTIRKAMAARAAMTVPPVTVSATEAKRETWPNTVSAVGALASFRGINVKAELEGVVRRIAFESGSAVAAGDLLVELDTSVESAQLAGLEAQARLAEITLTRARELRTNGTNAQADLDTAEAMLVQTRSAVEQLRATIAKKRIVAPFAGRLGIARIYPGQFISKGDAIVQLETLDPIHVDFSLPQQELGRISIGQQVNVSTDVLPNQALAGTITAIDPRVSETTRSVQVRATFANPEERLRPGMFARVEVVLAASENYIVLPSAAIVFNPYGDSVFVIENGVAQPRFVQPGPQRGDLTAILSGLQPGEQVVTSGQLKLRKGSAVRVDNSIAPEANPAPKPVES, encoded by the coding sequence ATGAAAACTCGCCTCGTGCTCACGCTGGTCGTCGCCCTCGCCGTTTTCGGCGCGATCTTTGGCTACAAATTTCTCACGATTCGCAAGGCCATGGCCGCGCGGGCCGCGATGACGGTGCCGCCGGTGACGGTCAGCGCCACGGAAGCGAAGCGCGAAACCTGGCCCAACACGGTTTCGGCCGTCGGCGCACTCGCGAGTTTCCGCGGCATCAACGTGAAGGCCGAACTCGAAGGCGTGGTGCGCCGGATCGCGTTCGAGTCGGGCTCGGCGGTGGCCGCCGGCGACTTGCTGGTGGAACTCGACACGTCGGTGGAGAGCGCGCAACTCGCCGGGCTCGAGGCGCAGGCGCGCTTGGCCGAAATCACTCTTACCCGCGCGCGCGAATTGCGCACGAACGGCACGAACGCCCAGGCCGACCTGGACACCGCGGAAGCGATGCTTGTGCAGACGCGCTCCGCCGTCGAACAGCTCCGGGCCACCATCGCCAAAAAGCGGATCGTGGCGCCCTTCGCCGGCAGGCTGGGCATCGCCCGCATTTATCCCGGGCAGTTCATTTCCAAGGGCGACGCGATCGTGCAACTCGAGACGCTGGATCCCATCCACGTCGACTTCTCCCTGCCGCAACAGGAGCTCGGCCGGATCAGCATCGGCCAGCAGGTGAATGTTTCCACCGACGTGCTGCCGAACCAGGCGCTCGCCGGCACGATCACCGCGATCGACCCGCGCGTCAGTGAGACCACGCGCTCGGTGCAGGTGCGCGCCACGTTCGCGAACCCGGAGGAGCGGCTCCGCCCGGGAATGTTCGCGCGCGTCGAAGTCGTCCTGGCCGCTTCGGAAAACTACATCGTCCTCCCGTCGGCGGCGATCGTCTTCAATCCGTACGGCGACAGCGTGTTCGTCATCGAGAACGGTGTCGCGCAGCCCCGCTTTGTCCAACCCGGCCCGCAGCGCGGCGATTTGACGGCGATTCTCTCGGGCCTTCAGCCGGGTGAGCAGGTCGTCACCTCGGGCCAGCTGAAACTACGCAAGGGCAGCGCGGTCCGCGTCGACAACTCCATCGCTCCGGAAGCGAATCCCGCTCCGAAGCCCGTCGAGAGCTGA
- a CDS encoding MarR family winged helix-turn-helix transcriptional regulator: MDRETLAFQTLLAVARQRDGLDESRCRLVLELLSTARQVRATLQAEMAKLAITEVKLGILVALFILDPAPATPADLAAHTSGTRSAVTEALDQLAAAGLVQRERDTGDRRVIHVHLTPKGRGAADEAIGRFLARIGEIARDVDLASEEPVLAACAQLNAGAMRISPSR, encoded by the coding sequence ATGGATCGCGAGACGCTCGCTTTCCAAACGTTGCTGGCGGTCGCCCGGCAACGCGACGGGCTGGATGAAAGCCGCTGCCGGCTGGTGCTCGAGTTGCTCAGCACCGCGCGGCAGGTTCGGGCCACGCTGCAGGCGGAAATGGCGAAGCTCGCGATCACCGAGGTGAAACTGGGCATCCTGGTCGCGCTGTTCATCCTCGATCCGGCGCCCGCGACCCCTGCCGACCTGGCGGCCCACACGAGCGGGACCCGCTCGGCGGTGACCGAGGCGCTCGACCAGCTTGCGGCGGCTGGTCTCGTGCAGCGCGAGCGGGACACCGGCGATCGACGCGTGATTCATGTGCACCTGACGCCAAAGGGCCGCGGCGCGGCGGACGAGGCGATCGGCCGGTTTCTCGCCCGGATCGGCGAGATCGCCCGCGACGTCGATCTGGCTTCCGAAGAGCCAGTTTTGGCCGCCTGCGCGCAACTGAACGCCGGTGCCATGCGGATCTCGCCTTCCCGGTAG